Within Terriglobia bacterium, the genomic segment GACCTACTTCCAGCAAATTCAAGGTCTGACTCTGGCTCTTCACGGTCGCAATAATGGACTGGTTCCCGGCATTCAGCGCAGCGGGAAGATTGAACGAGGCGCTTGGAATCGCGTAGCCGCGAATGTCGAATCGTACCCCGACCGGCCCGGCAGGAAAAATTTTCAGACCGCCGCCGTAGTTCAGAGCGAATTTCGTCCCGATTTTGGAAAGATCCGGCTGCCCTGCGGAATTCGAGCCCCAGGTAATGATCGTTCCCAGACCCGCGACGGCATATGGCCGTATCCTCGGCAAAGGAGCCTGCAACATGAAATCACTGTTATAAATGAATGCTTTGGCACCGCCGCCCAGAAAATCAGACGCGTACGCGAAGGTATGCTCGCCGCCGAAAATCTTGCCGTGGCTGAAGCGGGCGCCGAACACGCCGAAGTTTGACGGATTGAAGTTGCCGGTAGTAGTAGCCGTGGATTGCGCGGACTGTAACGTCAGCTTTCCCTCGTGTTGGACAGCGCCGAATATCGTTACATCCTCGTCGGCAAACGCTGAAACCGCGACAAGGAAGAACGTCAACAAGAGAAAAGATCGGAAGTTTTTCATACCGCGAAATTATAATCCAACGCTTTAGGTGCGAATGAAGGCTATTTCCGCGGTACTGCTGGTTTTCACAATCTCGACGGCCGCCATTGCTCAAATCGAAGAGGCTCGCCAGGCCATGGACCGGGGCGAGAACGTCCGCGCGATCAACATCCTGTCGGACGCTCTGGCAAGCAAACCCACGCCGGACATCTATCTGGAACTCGCCAACGCCTATGGCCGCACAAAGGATTACCAGCGCGCCGAGGATACGCTGCGGGAAGGCAGCAAGCGCTATCCCCACGACGCCCGTTTCCACAATCAACTGGCGGACCTTTTTCTGGATAACAACGACAGCGAAGCCGCGAAATCGGAGCTTCATAGCGCCCTGTCGGTCGATCCCAATAACAACTATGCTTCAGATCTTCTCGCGACGATCGACATGTCGGAAGGAGAAGTCCAGTCGGCGTTACGCTCCTGGAACAAGGGCGGCCGCCCGCTGATCAACGACATTCTCCACAATTACTACCTGAGGTTCGGTTCGTGGGTGGTGCGGGATGCGGTTGCGTTTCACCCGAGCGGCGTGCTCTCGTACTCGGAATGGAAAACGACGGAATCGCGTCTGTTCGAAACCGAAAACTTTACGAACGCCGGACTCGAGATCGAACCGACTCAGGTTCCGGACCAATACAATGCCGTCGTCCGCACCACCACCAAATCCAATTCCCTTTCAAACATCGCATTCGACCTTCTGAAAGGCGCGCCGATCGAAACCTCGTATTTCGATCTCTGGAATATCGGGAACAGCGGTTTGAACTTCAACAGCGATTACCGCTGGGAAACCGGCCGCAGGCGCGCCGATGCTCAATTCAAGATGCCGATCCCCGTTCCGGGCCTGCTTTATCTCGAAGCCGGCGATACCTGGAGATTCGAGCGCTGGGATTTAACAACCATTCAACCGCAAAACAAGGCGCAAGCCCTCTTCGACTACAAGTCCATCGGGCCTCGCATTCACATCACAGCAATTCCTCAGTATCGCCTGGAGCTGGGAGCCGGATTTGAATACCGGAACCGGAATGCGAAAGGCACTCTGCCGCAGCTGTTCACCGGCGAACGCAAGATGGGGATGCTGACGGCCGATGCGAGCCTGCGTCTCATCGATAGACGCTATGAGAACCGGCTCCATCTGGAAGGCTTTGCGTCGCGCCGCTCCATTATCGGCGATACGCAGTTCTCCGGCGGCACCGCCCAACTCGACAACCGCCTCACCTTGTCGAAAGATACGCGCACGTATCTGGACTGGACGGTAAAGGGCGGCACTTCACGCGGAAACCTGCCGGTCGAGCAGTACTTCATGCTGGGGCTGGATATCTACAGCGAGAATCCGCTGCGCGCCCACAGGATCCAGGATCATGGCCACTATGGAACGGGACCGATGGGAACCGACTTCGTATTGGTGAATAACGATATCGAGCGCCGTCTCGCGACCATCCCTTTCTTCAACACATTCGATATCCCCTACGTCACCGTGAAATGGCAGGCGTTCTTCGATGGCGCCAAAACCTGGGACCGGAATCATATTTTCGATGAAGGCAGACTGCTGCTCGATGTGGGCGGGGGCGTCCGCTTCGAGACTCCGACTCACGCCCTGAACCTGATCTACGGCAGATCCCTTCGCGACGGGCAGAATCTTTTCTTTGCGTATTATGAGAGACGGCTTTGGTGAGTTAAGACTATTTCAGGTTGTATCAATGGAGGTTTCTGCATTTCAAATATAGAAATGCAGAAACCTCCATTGATACAACCTGAAATGAGTCTTTTCTTACCGCCGAAGATCCAACCGATCACTGGCGAGAACGTTACCGTTCGCATCCTTGAACGTGAATACATAGAGATGCCCAGGATTCATCCAGGGCGCCGCTTCGACTCCGGATTGCCCTGAAGCGAACAGTTTCGGTTCCTGATTGTCCATTTGAACGTAGACGAACCCGCTTTCCGAACCCTGCCACGAAACCTTGTTATCCCGGCCAATGCTTAAAGTTCCTCGTCCGCTGCTGTAAGCGCCTGGTTTCTGCCGGAACGCCTGCTGTGTTTCGTGACCCTGATGGTAGTGGATGCCGTTGCGCAGATAGCCGTTGTCGGCGACGCCGGCTCTTAACGGTTCTGCAAGCCGGAAGGTCAGCAGGGATTCCGCGGGAACATCCACATCTCTGCCGCGCGTCAGGACCTGGGTTCCGGCTCCCCCGGCAGCTCCGGCGCCCGCGCCGATGGCTGCGCCTTTGCCGCCTCCGGCAATAGCGCCGATGATCGCGCCGAGGACCGCGCCGCCGCCCACATATTCACCAGTTGTTTTGTTTGTTCCGAGGCCGCCGTTCTCAGCTCCAACGACGTTGCCGTTGGTGTCCACGCCGTAACGGTCGCCGTCGATCATCACGGAATCCAGATCCACTACAAAGTCATTGTTCGCCAGTTCTCTCACCATCAGTTCAACCGGCGAACCTCTCGGGATCACGATGTCGCCCCGCCTGTCCCGGACGTCCTCCGCCACAGCGCCGCTGAAAACCCGGCCATCGCTGCCGTTTGCCCGGATCCGCTCGTTGGTGCGGACCGCAATGTCGGTACCGGCGTCGACTTTCCCGATGCCTTGCCCCGGGTAGATTTTATGAGCGCTTGCCGCACCTGCGAACGACAATGCCCATAGAGTCACCCCTGCCATAATGGCAACCCATTTGCTGGTTCTCATTGTTATCCCTCCCCTGATAAGGAAGACT encodes:
- a CDS encoding outer membrane beta-barrel protein, with protein sequence MKNFRSFLLLTFFLVAVSAFADEDVTIFGAVQHEGKLTLQSAQSTATTTGNFNPSNFGVFGARFSHGKIFGGEHTFAYASDFLGGGAKAFIYNSDFMLQAPLPRIRPYAVAGLGTIITWGSNSAGQPDLSKIGTKFALNYGGGLKIFPAGPVGVRFDIRGYAIPSASFNLPAALNAGNQSIIATVKSQSQTLNLLEVG
- a CDS encoding tetratricopeptide repeat protein, coding for MKAISAVLLVFTISTAAIAQIEEARQAMDRGENVRAINILSDALASKPTPDIYLELANAYGRTKDYQRAEDTLREGSKRYPHDARFHNQLADLFLDNNDSEAAKSELHSALSVDPNNNYASDLLATIDMSEGEVQSALRSWNKGGRPLINDILHNYYLRFGSWVVRDAVAFHPSGVLSYSEWKTTESRLFETENFTNAGLEIEPTQVPDQYNAVVRTTTKSNSLSNIAFDLLKGAPIETSYFDLWNIGNSGLNFNSDYRWETGRRRADAQFKMPIPVPGLLYLEAGDTWRFERWDLTTIQPQNKAQALFDYKSIGPRIHITAIPQYRLELGAGFEYRNRNAKGTLPQLFTGERKMGMLTADASLRLIDRRYENRLHLEGFASRRSIIGDTQFSGGTAQLDNRLTLSKDTRTYLDWTVKGGTSRGNLPVEQYFMLGLDIYSENPLRAHRIQDHGHYGTGPMGTDFVLVNNDIERRLATIPFFNTFDIPYVTVKWQAFFDGAKTWDRNHIFDEGRLLLDVGGGVRFETPTHALNLIYGRSLRDGQNLFFAYYERRLW